The genomic interval CTTGAGCCAAGGCTTTCATCTGACTCTCTTTGGGGAAGGCCCATCCCTCATTCAGGAAGGACGcgccacacacagcctacatcagctggtgagctgcgGGGGAGCAAGCGATGAGTGTGGGCAGACAGCCACACTGGCTACGCATCGCGCAAGCGACTCTTGCTTCCCCGTAGCTAACCAGTCACCATCAGCCTTTTCGTTGGCGACCCTTTGCCTGGTTAAGAAACACAAGCTGCTTTACGAAATGAAAAACAATAGTAGCATTGAGTTTAATAGTAAAACAACAATCTAGCCATGTTTTTATCTCACTTGAGTATAGAAAAGTTGTCTGTCTTTGTAGTCTCAGTCAACCCTCCCAATTTCCTCACTGCATTTCATAGACAGGTTCTGTAGCCAACGATGCCCAGTTTCCCTCTTTTGCTCAGAGAATACGGCTTGATTCTAGCCCTTACTGTTCAAAAGATATGACCCATAATGGCTAAGTTTGTTTCTATCttgcaacctcaggaggctgaagaaatttggcttgtcacctaaaaccctgacaaacttttacaggtgcacaattgagagcatcctgtctggctgtatcacagcctggtttggcaactgcaccgcccttaaccgcaaggctctccagagggtggtgcggtctgcaaaacgcgtcaccaggggcaaactacctgccctccatgacacctacagcacctgatgtcacaggaaggccaaaaagatcatcaaggacaattaaccacccgagccactgtctgttcacaccactatcatccagaaggcgagttcagtacaggtgcatcaaagctgggaccgagagactgaaaaacagcttctatctcaaagccatcagactgctaaacagcaatcactaactcagagaggctgctgcctacattgagacccaatcactggacacttcaataaatggatcactagtcactttaaacaacggCAATTTAAATATTGCCACTTTAAtattgtttacatatcttacattactcatatcacatgtatatactgtattttataccatctactgcaccttgcctatgccgctcggccatcgctcatccatatacttatatgtacgcattctcattcacccctttaggtttgtgtgtattaggtacttttgggggaattgttaggttacttgttagatattaccgcactgtcggaactagaagcataagcTTTTCGCTATACTCACATtaacgtctgctaaccatgtgtatgtgaccaataaaattttatttgatttagctTGGTTTGACAGTACcgtgcaatatcgaagagccctTACTGCTGCTCAATCAGCCTATTCTTCCAATCGAATTTATTTTTGATAGTTGAAAAGCTAAccaaaaagcagcattccccaagagaggagtTGCTCAAACCAGTTCGATAGAACTGGTACTTATTGGACGGAAACGTGCATGTGAGAGCaataaattatacatttaataAAAACTGTTGCACCTACAAACTTAGTCAATCCTAAATGTTTAAAGTCCAATGGTCACTTTATGGACGCTATAGTCTTGTTTTAATCCAACGTCTAGAATTTGAGCAAGGTAGGCGCTGAAAATACTCGGAAAACTAAATTGGTAACAACCCTGTTAAAAAATCTGCTATGTGGTTCTCAGCAATGGCTGGACGGATCATCAGGGAGTGTGTTGCTCCAATGAGCTCCAGCTCCAATGAAGTTGATTTGCTCACTTTCTTAGATATGATGGTAGGGAGATTTGAATTTAACATTGAGCTTCAATCAATCCCTACAATAGTAGTGCTGACCGGCGCAACGATAATATCCATTCGTATCAAAGTACTGACAGAATAATATATAGTCGTCTGAGTAAGAAcacttgtatatattttttattaaactaggcaagtcagttaagaacaaaatcttattttcaatgatggcctaggaacagtgggttaactgccgatgttcaggggcagaacgacagatgtttaccttgtcagctcagggatttgatcttgcaaccttacggttactagtccaacgctctaaccactaggctacctgccgccacataTAACCagttaaataaatacacataATATGCTAGGGGAATGATTATGATTGTATGTATTGTAGACTAGGGGCCACATTATTATTAGTGTGATTATTAGACCTTGGCCAGTACACTGAGGGTTAGTCCTGCTACAGTTTGATGTATGACGTCAGCACTCATCATCCCGAGATGGGTGAATTGGGATCTATAGTACTTGGGCTAGAGGGAGGATGCCCTCTACTGGTTTCTCAACATCACTTCCTGCATTACTTGTACTTTATTAATGCCAGTCAGTGTAAGTCTGCCACAGACAGAATCCATGAGAGAAAATGGAGCATGACATCTATATGGTTCTTAATATTAATTTGACAAGATATTTATTTGACATACATTAATGTGGGGTTCTGATCAAAGATGTCATACCCATAGGAGGCACAAGGGAACGTGCCCCCTCAGAAGTTTTTCTTCCAGATGTTAAAATAATGACTAAACTTAAGTTATCATAATTATTTATAAAAATATCTCTCAACAGTATTTTGCGGAGGGGTCACACTGACTGGACCAGGTGAAGAACAAgtctacacacacaatatactGTAATAATTAGCTGATTGTAAAAGAGATGGCTTTAAAATGATATACATTTTCAACCCTTTCCTGTCCTAAAGTTTTATATCTATAGAAGTCATTTGATCAAATCATCAGATGCACTGACGTGGCATTTCCTGTCAAAGCATGTTTTAACCCTTCTGACACACCTGTGGCTTATCTGTATTGTGTCATCCCTTAGTGACATGCTCTTACTTGCCAGTCAAAGTTATTTCCAAGTAACTATTAAGTAAATATGACTATTTTAGCCTATTGGTCATAAATTAAGGTatacaaatacatttgaaaaacatttttttttttattcggtCAAATCCACCTCGCAGGGATCTACGCCACTGCTTTTAACTATAAGTTACGTATAACTATAAGAAATCTAAAATGTGTCAAATAAATGATATCCAACTCAGgactccagctatgcatttggtttgttaacttgctagctaagtggctgatgtcaagatcaagcttcttggttacagcagatacattcaatcccctcctggatcaagatccctgttgcctaaaTTGTTTTGTGCGTCAATTTTTTGCTGTTGAAATAGCGCCCCTTGTGTACACTTCCGGTAATACTGTAAACCCCAGTATGGTAAAAAAATGGTATGACGGTTTGAAAATGAGAAAAGACCTTAAAGCAGTAACTATAGAATAGTGAGAATTCTGTTGAAATGCATTACATTttcccaaaggtgcttcaactacaaatacttaaaaaatatatatatttattatacgTTTTGCTGACTTTATGGTTTTATTACTGTGCCAGTTTTGCATGTGAGCCAAGAATGACCTCACATTGATTACATTCCTTCCTGGTAAAGGAAACAAGATTTATCTGCAAAGCCAACCCCCAGGTGTGGTGGACAGTATCTCAACAGTTCATGTTCTAAGAAATCTATGTTCTATTTTCACCTTTTGTGAAACCTATGTTCTAGGTTTAATTTCTGCAAAAACTGACAAAGGAAGTGTGGTGTCGTTGTTGCTAGGTAACGATCTAGTGGTTGTTGATCCACAGCACAAATACTGCAGCAGCACTTCCTGAAATGTCCACACACCACTGTGACTGACGTGTAGCATACTAGATGTGATACACACCACAATGGTTTGGTCATTTTATACTGTAGGTTCCATAACATGCCTTACGTGTGTTGGTGTCATCGTTGCATGGGTGGATAAGTGTGAAATATTGATTTGCAAAGTCAAACAGAAGGGATTCAGGGACTTTGTGGTAATCAAGCATGTGAAGTGAAATGGAAtccacagtggcaagaaaaagtatgagaactctttggaattacctggatttctgcataaatttgtcataacatttgatctgatcttcatctacaCAACAATAGAAGAACACAGTAtgtttaaactaataacacacaattaTACACTTTCATGTCTTttttgaacacactgtgtaaacattcacagtgcagggtgggaaaagtatgtgaacccttggatttaataactggttgaccctccttttggGAGcaacaacctcaaccaaatgttttctgtagttgcggatcagacctgcacaatggtcaggaagaattttggaccacctctttacaaaactgtttcagttcagcaatatccttgggatgtctggtgtgaaccactctcttgaggtcatgccacagcatctcaatcgggttgaggtcaggactctgacttccaatctcatctcattgattggactccaattagcttttggagaagtcattagcctaggggttcacatactttttccaacctacactgtgaatgtttaaatgatgtattcaatgtagacaagaaaaatataacatttgtgtttagttttagcacactgtttgtctattattgtgacttagatgaagatccgatcaaattgtatgacaattttatgcagaaatccaggtaattccaaaggattCGTATACTTTTTCTCGCCACTATGTTAGGAAGCGATGGGAGACCACCACCCCTTTGCTCAGTCCAATGTTTAGAAATGCATGCATTTGTGTAAGGTCTGTAATAAGAGATTGGTGGCCAAATCAGATTTACACCCTGGAACAGATAATGTAATAACACTGCATACCATAACTTGCCATAATGTAATAACTTTTATAATATAATCAAACTGGTTAATGTAATACATTGACGGATAGCGTAATGAACGGAATGTAATAACTCTTTCCCGATAATGTAACTTATTACATTTTCCGGTGGGTATTACATTCAGGTGAGTACATTTTTTTGTGAAAAAACAAACCACAGATAACGTAATTACCATACTCCACCCTGGTGCCGAGGGTTTGAATATCCTCCTTTCATGTCTGTTTCCTCTCTTCATGTGTATCCCACTCTACCTTCCTACAGTTTTGtaaaaacaaaaatatgaataaagGAATCGGATTTTGGATGTGCTTAAAAGCAGCTGACATTCTTTACATTTCTTCACCACACTAACATCTAAGAACAAGTCAAACAAAAGTGTCAACTGTTTATTACATCTTCATAATGTCATTCAAATAGGCTTTCAGCCTGATCATTGGAGATACTTTGCATATATCACCAGGTTAGACAGAGTAAAAAGAGATAGGATGCCGTTGGGGACACacctattccctaaatagggaatagtgttccatttgggactcgactatacacatacaccacacacacacgcaatttCAAACTATAAAACTAGTATTTAAAACAGGTCCTGTCATTGAAAGGGAAGTCATTTATATATCGTTGACACTCTGTACAATTCCATTACATGTAGCATCTTTGCATAATATAAATAACAACTCAAGGTTGTGTCAAGGTTCATCCTCTGACTTAAAAAAAACCCTCAAGCATTGGGATGAAAACACAGGGCCCCGTATTCAGAGTAAAACAATCCATATCAatttgattcattatgatctaaaaggaaaAGTTGATACTAGATCAGCACCcgactctgagacgctttatgattACGGATTATACTACCGAAGGGAAATGGAGGTACTTGAGCTAGATAAAAACTTTATCGACTTGACACTGTTATACTTAGATCAGAACCCCTCAAAAAGCATTTCACCCAAATCAGAGTACATATCCAAATAATATACAATAATCAATAGTTTCCCAATTGTTTCCCCCTGATGCTAAGCTGTATCTGAAAAATAGACTTGAGTTCAAAAGCACCCACTCAAATAGGATGAGAGAGAAGTTCATTGGCAGGGCATGGATAGAATCCATCTCGGTTTCTGAAAGTCACACTTTAGCAAAACGGGCGCCTGGGTCGTATTCAACAGGGCAGAACGTAGGAAAATGTTTTAAAGCATATTTCAACTGAAAATGGTTCTTATTGGACTGGCAGTGTAAGTAGTCCCTTCTTGTTTCAGTACGTTTTCTACCATTTGGTGCCTACTGAATAGGACCCGGTTTCGGGAGCCCTAGTGGGGAAGTCATGGCTTGCTCTATGTGATGTCCTTCAGTCTCGGTGGCCGGTGAATGTTTCTGATGACGCACTTCACCATCCACTCGATGCCTTCGTTAACCCCCTGCCTGAGAGGGAATTCATTATGAGCAAAGAGTACTGCTTTTCTTAAAGCAAAGATGACAAATAGTACATTTGTGCgtgcctgtacacacacacacacacatgagttCTCTCAGACCAGATGTACAACGGAGAGTAAAGTGGAATAGAAAACTCTGTTCTTACCCTGTTAGGGCTGTGCAAGGCTGCACCAGGCAATCTCGTTTACCGATCTTTGGAGCGCAGTCGCTAAAAGCGGTTTTGATGTCCGGCACAGACATACAGTTCTACCGAAAAAACAAAGAAATATGCCTAAATGGATACGATCTTAGAGATTTTCAAAGAGACAGAATTTACCTAGCAAGGGATAGCTGTATGTGGTGGAAATtgtcaatcacatttatttcaaGAGTACAATAACGCCGCATTAAGGTGAGCTtgaacactgagtataccaaacattaggtacatcttcctaatattgagttgcacccccccaccttttgctctcagaacagactcaatttgtcGGGTTATCCACAAgttgggatgctggcccatgttaactccaatgtttcccaaagttgtgttggctggatgtcctttgggtggtggaccattcttgaaactcACGGGAAACTgtagagcgtgaaaaacccagcagcgatgcagttcttgacacaaaccgctgcgcctggcacctaataccatcctccgttcaaagacacttacattttttgtattgcccattcaccctctgaatggcacatacacaatccacgtctcaaggcttaaaaatcattctttaatcTGTTTCCTCCCATTTCATCTattctgattgaagtggattgaaattacatcaataagggatcacagctttcacctggtcagtctgtcatggaaagagcaggtgttcttcatgttttgtacactcagtgtatagtacGGGTATGGTATAACATATTATAACACCGAGTCATCTATGAAAAGTATGCATGAGGGATGGAGGACTACTTTGTTGTGATCATATTATAGGCCAAACAACTTCTGCTGGCAACAAGCCTTGTCATATTTTAGTTTATACAAGGCATGGTTAGTTTAGACTTCTTTTCAAAACAACCCCAGACTGGATTATATAGGCCTACCTCCACATCCTGCTTGTTGGCGAGCACCAGGAGAGGCACACCTTCCAAAACCTCACTGCTGATCATTTTCTCTGGAAAAAAAGAAAATGGAACCGTCAGTCCAAGCTATGGTTCAATACTTGACCCTTCTGTTAGGAAGAGTGGATTTGCTGACTCCCTCTCATGAGACGCTAAAACACAACAtcacagtttttgctttgtactGCTCGATCTTGAAAACTAGACTGATAACATGCACAATTAGGGTCGTTGCATTGCATTGGGCAGGATTAGGCAAGATTTGGCAGCCGGCTACGGCGGCATTTTGGTCATTGGCTGCCCCTGTCAGGCACCCCTCATCGGCTACTACACCGCCGACGGCGCCCCAGCCACCAGCTCATAGCCACCCCCACCCCATTCCCGCTTCTCTCGAAGTTCACTCCCAGTAGCTATGGTGATGTTTGTTTTTTGTGATTATCCAATTGTGaaactcaccctctctctctgattgtATTAACAGTGAATAAAATACTAAAAGATTGAattaactatccctttaaagtcGTTATATTGGTGCAAGCAGGGGCTAGGGAGTTCCAACCATATTTCTCACACCAGTCCATTCCTTTTACATCCATAATGTGGAGTGTACATTCAGTTAGTGAATCAGACTGTAGCCCATGACAAATGTCACTCTATGTGCCCTCTTGACGTTTGGCATTCTTCTCTAAATGCTTCAGGCAAGCTAGTGAGGAACTCACCAAATGCCTCTTTTGATTCTGCTAGTCGCTCCTCATCGGTGGAGTCTATAACATAGATCACACCGTGGGACTCGGCGTAGTACTGCGGATTCACAAAGCAAACAAAGCCATGTTTCAGTAGTCAACCTCAAATCATTGTACTTGAATGACAAAAACAGACATGACATCTAGCtagatatggtgtgtgtgtgtgtgtaatttgaTATCGGTGCTGCTCACTTTGTCCCATAGCGACTGAAGCTCCTCTTGACCACCAAGGTCCCAGAACATTAGACGAGCTTTGCCCACATCGATTGTGCCGACTGCGTGAAGGAAGTAGTCAGAAGAACATATTAGAATGGCATGGACTCTTGAAAACCAATGTGCTACAATTGAATGCAACACAACAAGCTCAGTCTTACTGGTTGGCTATACGTACTGTTAAGTCCAACTGTAGTGGTGATCTTGGACAAATTCATTCCCTTGTAGTTCTTACTGAACTTGGTCTTGGTCTGTTCCAAAAAGGTCTGTGTGTAGAACATACATGACTAAATCAAACAAGCAGCAGCAGTTCATCCAACAGAGACAAACAAGGACAATGCGCGGTGCTCAGCGTGCTCTTCCAACGAGAGAGAACTGCTATGAAACAGACGTACCGTTTTTCCTGCATTGTCAAGTCCTAGGATCAAGATGCAGTATTCGTCCTTCTGGAACACGTATTTGTACAGACCAGATAATAAGGTGTACATCTTCGAATtgtcaaaaaataaatacaaaaaataaacacTTGCTGATGATGCGCAAGGCAATAGACAACTCACATTGTGGAAAGATTCAGCTGTGTGGCTAGCCACGTTAGCAAGTCAAGTTAGCTAGCTGTTGTTATGACTAGCTATTTGCCTGTGGTTTGAGGCAAGCAAGCTAACATTACCTGTCCGTAATCGATACTAGCTAGCTGACTTACTGCCACCAAATACTAAAGTGAAATATAATGCGCCAATCAAGGCACACAACCCTGGCTAGCTACAGTGCAGTAGCTTGCTAATGCTAGCCAACGTTAGTTAACTGTCTAGCTCAAGTTAGTGCTGCTGCGTGTAAAACGAGATTTGCGAGCGGACAACTTACAAACTGCATAAGGAAATCAAGCTAAAAAGGATTAGCTATGTCGACAAAATGTCATCTACCTTGACAGATGGATCTTATTTTATCTCAACTAATTTTGGTGTAAACACGGTGGCCATCCGTATTTAGGAAGTAGCTGGTAAAGCGATGCATTGTGGTACTTCTTCTTCGAtggggtttaacggcggttggcatgcAGTGTTAATGGTCCATTACCGCCGGCAGCTGGACGGGGCATTGAACAAGAAACAAAAAAACATTCCGGGAAAGGCGTAAAACGACTTCATACAAAATAAAACACGTTAACTATAAAttgtttaaataaatcaaataaaacatcATACTTCAATCACAGTCCACTCCAAAATACTtccctacacaggctcagggGCCTGTGATGGGGCTACATTCACCGACAGAATTTATTGCACTGTCTCGGCTGTGAAATCACAAAAACCCCCAAAACGTTCAGCGGCATTCACAATGATTCCAATTTTCTTAGACTTCTTTACCGCTTGTGTTGTACAGTTTATGACCATTGAAATGAATAATACAAAGTCCACTTTTATAACATGCAGCACTTCACTATCTATCGGTTGATGAGAAACCTTGTCGTCGTGGTGGCTCAACTACCATTGCTTCTTCCCCGCCTCTCGTTACTTCAAATTTTATCACCGCCTCCAGATAGGAGACGCTGGACACATCTTACCCTTGCCACTTCATTCTCCTTCACCCTAACAGGGCACTCCAAAAATTCAGGCGCATGTTCACCTCCATAGCTGCAGCATTTGATTTATTATTTGCTTCAAAATTGTAtttacatttctctctctctctctctctctctctctctctctctctctctctctctctctctctctctctctctctctctctctctctctctctctctctctctctctctctcacgcacgcacgcacgcacgcacgcacgcacgcacacacacacacacacacacacacactctctctctctctctctctttgtgtgtgtgtgtacatgagagagagagagagagagagagagagagagagagagagagagagagagagagagagagagagagagagagagagagagagagagagagagagagagagaaatgtaatGCAAATTGCTGCTTGTAAGGACAGACTGTTGGTAAGGACAGTCATTATCAACCTGACAATAACTGAAAAGGTTCAAAGCTCACATGCTCAATATTGTACTGTTGAGAACACAATCAGAACTCTATTTTACATTTAATCCAGCTGGATACAAATTCGACTCTGACCAAAATATGCAGATTATTTTATGATGTACTTAGCAGCACCAATGGCTGTCTAGCTAGCTTGctttctagctagctaactagtttaCTTCTTGGGCAACAATATTTCTGCCAGAAGAGAATGGTCgggggagctataggaggacaagctcattgtaatggctggataggaatcaatggaatggtaccaaacactCAGTTCAATTgaatccattccagccattacactgAGCTCGTCctactatagctcctcccaccagcttccTCTGATTTCTGCAAAGTTTATTAGCTAGCTTACTAGTTAGCTATCATTCATATACATGTGTCATCAAaaataatgttagctagttacctaGCTAGTATTAGCTGTGTGAATGGCAGTCTAATCACATTGATTGGGAATTCACTGACtggctatagctagctaactaactagatcatacagtgcattaggaaagtatttagACACATGTTCCACACTTTTtttatgttacagctttattctaaaatggattaaatattttttttcctttCTCCCCAGATATGAGTGTTTTGTCACATCCTGTCAGTATCATTTGTTTTCATTcatttagagcgttgggcc from Salvelinus alpinus chromosome 2, SLU_Salpinus.1, whole genome shotgun sequence carries:
- the LOC139565216 gene encoding ADP-ribosylation factor-related protein 1-like isoform X2; its protein translation is MNLSKITTTVGLNIGTIDVGKARLMFWDLGGQEELQSLWDKYYAESHGVIYVIDSTDEERLAESKEAFEKMISSEVLEGVPLLVLANKQDVENCMSVPDIKTAFSDCAPKIGKRDCLVQPCTALTGQGVNEGIEWMVKCVIRNIHRPPRLKDIT
- the LOC139565216 gene encoding ADP-ribosylation factor-related protein 1-like isoform X1, producing the protein MYTLLSGLYKYVFQKDEYCILILGLDNAGKTTFLEQTKTKFSKNYKGMNLSKITTTVGLNIGTIDVGKARLMFWDLGGQEELQSLWDKYYAESHGVIYVIDSTDEERLAESKEAFEKMISSEVLEGVPLLVLANKQDVENCMSVPDIKTAFSDCAPKIGKRDCLVQPCTALTGQGVNEGIEWMVKCVIRNIHRPPRLKDIT